Proteins from one Indicator indicator isolate 239-I01 chromosome 37, UM_Iind_1.1, whole genome shotgun sequence genomic window:
- the LOC128978568 gene encoding feather keratin 1-like translates to MSCYTPCLPCQPCGPTPLANSCNEPCVRQCQDSTVAIQPSPVIVTLPGPILSSFPQNTAVGSSTSAAVGSILSSQGVPISSGGFGLSGLSGLSGLGRGSCGRSCLPC, encoded by the coding sequence atgtCCTGCTAcaccccctgcctgccctgccagccctgcggCCCAACCCCGCTGGCCAACAGCTGCAATGAGCCCTGTGTCAGGCAGTGCCAGGACTCCACCGTTGCCATCCAGCCCTCCCCTGTGATAGTGACcctgcctggccccatcctcagctccttcccacagaaCACCGCCGTGGGCTCCTCCACCTCCGCTGCCGttggcagcatcctcagctcTCAGGGGGTGCCCATCAGCTCCGGGGGCTTTGGCCTCTCTGGCCTCTCTGGCCTGTCTGGCTTGGGCCGTGGCTCCTGCGGCAGGAGCTGCCTCCCCTGCTAG
- the LOC128978501 gene encoding feather keratin 1-like, whose amino-acid sequence MSCYTPCLPCQPCGPTPLANSCNEPCCVRCQDSTVAIQPSPVIVTLPGPILSSFPQNTAVGSSTSAAVGSILSSQGVPISSGGFGLSGLSGLSGLGRGSCGRSCLPC is encoded by the coding sequence atgtCCTGCTAcaccccctgcctgccctgccagccctgcggCCCAACCCCGCTGGCCAACAGCTGCAATGAGCCCTGCTGTGTGAGGTGCCAGGACTCCACCGTTGCCATCCAGCCCTCCCCTGTGATAGTGACcctgcctggccccatcctcagctccttcccacagaaCACCGCCGTGGGCTCCTCCACCTCCGCTGCCGttggcagcatcctcagctcTCAGGGGGTGCCCATCAGCTCTGGGGGCTTTGGCCTCTCTGGCCTCTCTGGCCTGTCTGGCTTGGGCCGTGGCTCCTGCGGCAGGAGCTGCCTCCCCTGCTAG